The genomic window TTTCGAATTATGTGTAGCTTTAATTCAAAGTTATGTATTTTCAATTCTTTCATCATTATACTCTAGTGAATAATGATAAAAATAAATCAACCATATTTTATTTTAAATTTAAGCCCATGACCAATCTTAATAGCATTAAATACATTTAATTTAATAATTTCAAATATTATAACTATAAATTTTAAATTTAATTTAATTTTATTAATTAATTTTTTAATAATTATTTTAATTTCTATATTATGATGACGAGATGTAATTCGAGAAAGAACTTTTCAAGGAAATCATAATTTTTTCATTATAAATCTAATTAAATTTAGAATAATCTTATTTATTATTTCTGAAATATTTCTATTTATTTCATTTTTCTGAAACTTTCTACATAATTCTTTAGCTCCTTCAATTGAATTAGGATTAAATTGACCCCCAAAAAATATTAGATTCTTTAACCCTCTCCTAATTCCATTATTAAATACAATTATCTTATTAACATCAAGATTTACTGTTACTTTAACTCATTTCTACTTACTAAATAATTTAAAAAAAAAAACAATTATTTTTATAAATTTAACAATTATTTTAAGTATTTATTTTTTAATACTTCAAATATTAGAATATAATCAAGCAACATTTACATTTTCAGACTCAATTTTTGGATCATCATTTTATATAGCAACTGGATTTCATGGATTACACGTAATTATTGGAACAATTTTTCTTATAATCAATTTAATACGAATATTAAAATTACATTTTTCTTTTATCCATCATATTAGATTTGAATTAGCCGCATGATATTGACACTTTATTGATATTATTTGATTATTTTTATATATAACATTCTATTGATGAAATAATTAATTTTATTAATATAAAAAGTATATTTGATTTCCAATCAAAAAGTTTAAAATTTAAATAAAATAATTTTATTAAATTTAATTTCAATAATTATTCTAACCTTAATTTTAATAATCTTATTTATAATTATAATTTTAATTAATATAAAAATAAAATTTAATCATAATAAATCAGCACCTTTTGAATGTGGATTTGACCCATTTAATAAATCACGTATTCCATTTTCATTAAATTTTTACTTAATTGCAATTATTTTTTTAATTTTTGATATTGAAATCTCAATTATTTTACCAATAATTTTAAATTTCAAAATTTCAAATATATTTTATTTTAACACAATATTCATAATTTTTTTTATATTTATAATCATTACTATTTTTTATGAATGAAAATTTGGATCATTAAATTGAAAAATTTAAAGGATAATAGTTAAAACTTATAACATTTAATTTGCTTTTAAAAAATATTAATTAATTTATTTTAAATAAGAAGTAATTAAATTACATATTAATTTCGACTTAATAATAGATTAAATAATCCTTATTTTTAAATGAAACCAAAAAGAGGTTTATTACTGTTAATAATAATAAGAAAAAAAAATCCAATAAAAAAGATTTATAAAAAAGAAGCTGCTAACTATCTTTTAAAGCATTTAAAATGTTTAATCTTTAAATATTTATTAGTTTAAAATAAAACATTATATTTTCAATATAAAAATAATTTTATTATAAATAATTTTAAAATTTATAAACTAAAAACTTTAACAATTTAATAAAAAAAATTTTATGCATGTATAGCTACCTTCTTAAAAAATTAAAAAAAAATTAAACTACAATTTAAACTTTATTATAAAAACAATAAAATTAAACTAACTAGAAAAACACTTTAATAAAAAAATATCTACCAAAATTTTATTTTTTTTTTAAAATAATTTTAAAATTTATAAACTAAAAACTTTAACAATTTAATAAAAAAAATTTTATGCATGTATAGCTACCTTCTTAAAAAATTAAAAAAAAATTAAACTACAATTTAAACTTTATTATAAAAACAATAAAATTAAACTAACTAGAAAAACACTTTAATAAAAAAATATCTACCAAAATTTTATTTTTTTTTTAAAATAATTTTAAAATTTATAAACTAAAAACTTTAACAATTTAATAAAAAAAATTTTATGCATGTATAGCTACCTTCTTAAAAAATTAAAAAAAAATTAAACTACAATTTAAACTTTATTATAAAAACAATAAAATTAAACTAACTAGAAAAACACTTTAATAAAAAAATATCTACCAAAATTTTATTTTTTTTTTAAAAATAATTTTAAAATTTATAAACTAAAAACTTTAACAATTTAATAAAAAAAATTTTATGCATGTATAGCTACCTTCTTAAAAAATTAAAAAAAAATTAAACTACAATTTAAACTTTATTATAAAAACAATAAAATTAAACTAACTAGAAAAACACTTTAATAAAAAAATATCTACCAAAATTTTATTTAAAAAATTTAATTTACCTTTATATCTTCAATATAATGCTCTATATTAAGCTATTTAAATTTAATAATTAAAAAAAAAAATAATTAAAAATCATATAAAAAATAATAAAATATAAACTTTATATCTATTTAAAAAAATATTTTGAATAAAAAAAATTATTTTTTTAAAAAAAAAAATTAAACCACTATTTAAATTATATTCAATTCAACCAGTTTCAAATAATTTTAAAGAAAAAAATCCAATAAAAAGAAAATTATTCAAAAAAAAATTAATCCTTAAAAATAATAGATTTCATATTATTCTAAAAAAAAAAATATTAAATATAGAAATTAAATATTTTATAGAAAATAAAAAATTATTAAATTCAAAAAAAAATCAAATTCTAAAAAATAAAATTAAAACTCTTAAAATTTTAAACTTAAATTCTAATAAAATTAAATCAAACTTATAAAATATTAATCATATAAAAAAAGAACCAAAAAAAATCATAATTAATCTAATTAATAACATTCTAATAATCAAAAATTTTCTCTCAAATTTAATAATCATTAAATAATTATATATAGAGTAATTTATTATTATTAAATAATAAATTACACGAATAGAATAAAAAAAAGTTAAAAAAAAAGAAAATAAAAAAAAAAAAAAAAAAAAAAAATTTAAATCTATCATTAAAAAATACTCAAAAATCAAATCTTTTGAATAAAAACTACAAAAAAAAGGAAAACCACATAAAGATATTAAAGTAAATATAAAAATCAACCCACAAAAAGGTAAACAATCAATTAAACCCCCCATCTTACGAATATCTTGATTATTATTTATATTTAAAATTAAAATTCCAGCTCTTAAAAATATTATTGATTTAAATAAAGCATGTATTAATAAATAAAAAAAACATATATCAATCTTACCCAAACATAAAATTATAAACATAAAACTTATTTGTCTTAAAGTAGAAAAAGCAATAATTTTTTTTAAATCAAATTCAAAAATAGCATTTAAACCAGCTATAAATATTGTTAAACAAGAAATTACCAATAAATAATTTAAAAAAGAAAATTTTAAAAAAATTTTCATTAAACGAATTATTAAATAAATACCAGCAGTAACTAAAGTAGAAGAATGAACTAATGAAGACACAGGAGTAGGAGCTGCTATAGCTAAAGGTAATCAAGAAGAAAAAGGAATTTGAGCTCTTTTAGTTAAAGAAGCTATTATAATTAATAAAATAATAAAAAATAAATAATTATAATTAATATAATAATCAATTAAAATAAAATTTCAAGAACCAAAATTTAATATTCAAATTATAGATAAAATAATAAATAAATCACCTAAACGATTTAAAATAACTGTAACTAAACCAGATCTATAAGACTTTTTATTTTGATAAAAAACAACTAAACAAAAAGAAACTATACCTAAACCATCTCAACCTAATAAAATTCTAATTAAATTAGGGCTAATAATTAAAAAAAATATAAATATAATAAAAAAATTTATTAACATTAAAAATCGACTCCTATTAAAATCATAATTTATATATTCTATTCTATATAATAAAATCATAGAAGAAATCAAAAAAACAAAAGAAATAAACATTAAAGATATTCAATCAATTAATAAAACATATAAAACCATACAAGAATTAAAAAAAAAAAATATATACTCAACAAAATATAATTTATCAAAATAAATTAATAATAAACCTAAAATAAAAAAAATAATATATAAAAATAAATAAAAAAGAAAAAAAAAAAAAAAAATTAAACTTAAACTTAATTATTTAAATATAATAGTATAATCTTTAATTCCACAAATTAATATTTTAGTTAAACTATTTAAATAACAAAATAATTCTATAATCAAAAAAATTAAATTTAAAGGAACTCAATGCATAAATAATAATAAATATTCAGTTAAATTAATATAAACTAAATAATTTATATTAAAAAATAACTTACCATATTGAGTATATAAATATAAATAAAGACTATATAAAAATATTAAAATTATAATTAAAAAATATAATAAATAAAAATAATCTAATCAAATCATTAATCTAATTAACAAAAATAATTCACCAAATAAATTAAAAGAAGGAGGAAAAGATATATTAGAAGAACATAATAAAAATCATCAAAATGAAAGAAAAGGATAAATATTAATTAACCCCTTATTTAAAAATAATCTACGACTCTTAAAACGTAAATAACAAATATTTCTTAAACAAAATAAACCAGAAGAACATAAACCATGACCAAATATTAAAATTAATGAACCAAAATAACCCCAATTATTTAAAGTTAAAAACCCAATAATCACTAAACCTATATGAACAACAGAAGAATAAGCAATTAAAATTTTTAAATCTCTTTGAAAAAAACAAACTAATCTTAAAACTATTATACCAATTAAACATAAAGAAATAAAAAAATAATTTAAATTTAAATTAACTTTAAAAACTAACATCAAAATATGATAAATACCAAAACCCCCTAATTTTAATATAATACCAGCCAAAATTATTGAACCACAAATAGGAGCTTCAACATGAGCTTTTGGTAATCAAATATGAAATAAAAACAAAGGTATTTTTACTAAAAAAATTATTATTAAAAATAAATAATAATAAAAATTTAAATTATTTAAATAATCAAAATAATATATAAATAAAAAAACAGTATTATTTAAATTTAATAAACAAGAAAAAAAAGGCAAAGAAAAAAAAATCATATAAATAAATAAATAAAACCCTGCCTTAAAACGCTCATACTGATAACCTCAACCATAAATTAAAATAATAACAGGAATTAAATTAATTTCATAAAAAATATAAAATATAATAAAATTATTACTAAAAAAACAAAAATAAAAAATAATTAAAAAAATAAATATTAAAAAATTAAAATAATTTAAATAAATATTTTTTAAATTTAATCTAGAAATATAAACTAATCTAATAATTCAAGTACCTAATATAAATATTAAATAAGAAAATATATCTATACCAAATAAATAACTAATATTTAAAAAATAATTAAACATAGGAATCTTAAAATATATAAAAAAAAAAAAAAAAAAAAAAAAATTCTGGGCTAATCATCATCTTTTAATATTTAAGCTAAAAAAAATCATACTAAATAAAATTAATATTAAAATTATTAACATTGTAAAATTATTAAAGATTTTAAATAATCATTACCATATATTCGAACTATTAAAATCAAAATTGTTAAACCTAACACTCTTTCACTAATACAAAAAATAAAAAAAATCAATAATAAAATATATTGTTTAATAAATATTATTAAATTAATTAAAAATAATAAAGACAAAATTAACAATAAATATTCTAATCCTAAAAGTATTATTAATAAATGAT from Aphis gossypii mitochondrion, complete genome includes these protein-coding regions:
- the COX3 gene encoding cytochrome c oxidase subunit III, giving the protein MMKMNQPYFILNLSPWPILMALNTFNLMISNIMTMNFKFNLILLINFLMIILISMLWWRDVIRESTFQGNHNFFIMNLIKFSMILFIISEMFLFISFFWNFLHNSLAPSIELGLNWPPKNISFFNPLLIPLLNTIILLTSSFTVTLTHFYLLNNLKKKTIIFMNLTIILSIYFLMLQMLEYNQATFTFSDSIFGSSFYMATGFHGLHVIIGTIFLMINLMRMLKLHFSFIHHISFELAAWYWHFIDIIWLFLYMTFYWWNN
- the ND3 gene encoding NADH dehydrogenase subunit 3, with the protein product MLLNLISMIILTLILMILFMIMILINMKMKFNHNKSAPFECGFDPFNKSRIPFSLNFYLIAIIFLIFDIEISIILPMILNFKISNMFYFNTMFMIFFMFMIITIFYEWKFGSLNWKI
- the ND5 gene encoding NADH dehydrogenase subunit 5 codes for the protein MIFFILGLLLIYFDKLYFVEYMFFFFNSCMVLYVLLIDWMSLMFISFVFLISSMILLYSMEYMNYDFNSSRFLMLMNFFIMFMFFLIISPNLISILLGWDGLGMVSFCLVVFYQNKKSYSSGLVTVILNRLGDLFIILSMIWMLNFGSWNFILIDYYINYNYLFFIILLIMMASLTKSAQIPFSSWLPLAMAAPTPVSSLVHSSTLVTAGIYLMIRLMKIFLKFSFLNYLLVISCLTMFMAGLNAIFEFDLKKIIAFSTLSQMSFMFMILCLGKIDMCFFYLLMHALFKSMMFLSAGILILNMNNNQDIRKMGGLIDCLPFCGLIFMFTLMSLCGFPFFCSFYSKDLIFEYFLMMDLNFFFFFFFLFSFFLTFFYSIRVIYYLMMMNYSMYNYLMIIKFESKFLIISMLLISLIMIFFGSFFMWLMFYKFDLILLEFKFKILSVLILFFSIWFFFEFNNFLFSMKYLISMFNIFFFSMMWNLLFLSINFFLNNFLFIGFFSLKLFETGWIEYNLNSGLIFFFKKMIFFIQNIFLNSYKVYILLFFMWFLIIFFFNY
- the ND4 gene encoding NADH dehydrogenase subunit 4 (TAA stop codon is completed by the addition of 3' A residues to the mRNA) is translated as MLILFSMIFFSLNIKSWWLAQNFFFFFFFFMYFKIPMFNYFLNISYLFGMDMFSYLMFMLGTWIISLVYISSLNLKNIYLNYFNFLMFIFLIIFYFCFFSNNFIMFYIFYEINLIPVIILIYGWGYQYERFKAGFYLFIYMIFFSLPFFSCLLNLNNTVFLFMYYFDYLNNLNFYYYLFLMMIFLVKMPLFLFHIWLPKAHVEAPICGSMILAGIMLKLGGFGIYHILMLVFKVNLNLNYFFISLCLIGMMVLSLVCFFQSDLKILIAYSSVVHMGLVIIGFLTLNNWGYFGSLILMFGHGLCSSGLFCLSNICYLRFKSRSLFLNKGLINIYPFLSFWWFLLCSSNMSFPPSFNLFGELFLLISLMIWLDYFYLLYFLIMILMFLYSLYLYLYTQYGKLFFNMNYLVYINLTEYLLLFMHWVPLNLIFLIMELFC
- the ND4L gene encoding NADH dehydrogenase subunit 4L, with the protein product MNLFILVLLFMLFSGILFYIFNFNHLLMMLLGLEYLLLILSLLFLINLMMFIKQYILLLIFFIFCISESVLGLTILILMVRMYGNDYLKSLMILQC